Proteins encoded in a region of the Solanum dulcamara chromosome 9, daSolDulc1.2, whole genome shotgun sequence genome:
- the LOC129904436 gene encoding biogenesis of lysosome-related organelles complex 1 subunit 1 yields the protein MDRSKQVDPHGLEASLIQIINSNHSSSLKLRESTEKAKKDAIRSVRRVSELLVDSVNREVQEAFVMQKRIEMEIRALTASILQFGKQTDQWLAASHSINTAIKEIGDFENWMKTMEFDCKSINAAICNIHQE from the exons ATGGATCGGTCGAAACAAGTAGATCCTCATGGCTTAGAAGCTTCActcattcaaatcatcaactCCAACCATTCCTCATCTCTCAAGCTCCGTGAATCCACCG AGAAGGCGAAGAAGGATGCGATTCGCAGTGTGAGGCGGGTTTCGGAGCTGCTAGTAGATTCAGTGAATAGAGAAGTTCAAGAAGCTTTTGTAATGCAAAAGAGAATTGAAATGGAAATTCGCGCTTTAACTGCAAGCATTTTGCAATTTGGAAAGCAAACTGATCAATGGCTTGCTGCTTCACACTCCATCAATACTGCAATTAAG GAAATTGGAGACTTTGAGAATTGGATGAAGACTATGGAGTTTGATTGTAAAAGTATTAATGCTGCAATCTGCAATATTCACCAAGAATGA
- the LOC129902612 gene encoding glucan endo-1,3-beta-glucosidase 14 — protein sequence MAILFKPLVLLVLLLSLTDLFASTLGVGIGINYGQIANNLPTPSRVSFLLKSLNVTRVKLYDADPNVLSAFANSDVEFVIGLGNENLQKMSDPQQAQAWIQQHVQPYHTQTKITCITIGNEVLTGTDEQLKSYLLPAMQGVYRALVNLGLSNDIYVAHPHSAGILENSFPPSSGSFRQDLSEYIHGMLNFHAQTKSPFLINFYPFFAYKDNPNKVPLDYVLFQPNQGTTDPITNLKYDNMLYAQIDAVHSAIKAMGYTDIPVKVSETGWPSKGDPNEFGATPENAALYNSNLFQRMQQNQGTPAKPSEPIDVYVFALFNENLKPGPASERNYGLYYPDGTPVYNIGLRGFLPRMDYSAAKKNVVENGVVFYSVSHLLTWLGKLLIGVEGS from the exons ATGGCCATTCTCTTCAAGCCTCTTGtccttcttgttcttcttctttctttaacAG ATTTATTTGCCAGTACACTCGGTGTTGGAATTGGAATTAACTATGGCCAAATTGCGAATAATCTGCCAACACCCTCGCGAGTGTCGTTTCTCCTCAAATCCCTCAATGTTACGAGAGTAAAACTCTATGACGCTGATCCAAACGTGCTAAGCGCGTTTGCGAACTCGGATGTTGAATTTGTTATTGGACTTGGGAATGAGAACCTACAAAAAATGTCTGATCCCCAACAAGCTCAGGCTTGGATTCAACAGCATGTTCAACCTTACCATACTCAAACTAAAATCACTTGTATTACCATTGGTAACGAGGTCTTGACGGGGACTGATGAACAGCTAAAATCTTACCTCCTCCCAGCTATGCAGGGTGTATACCGTGCTCTTGTTAATCTTGGCCTTAGCAATGACATATATGTGGCACATCCTCACTCGGCTGGGATCTTGGAGAACTCTTTTCCGCCTTCCTCTGGTTCATTTCGACAAGATCTTAGTGAATACATTCATGGCATGCTCAATTTCCATGCCCAAACCAAGTCACCGTTCCTTATAAATTTCTATCCATTCTTTGCATACAAAGACAACCCCAACAAGGTTCCGCTTGATTATGTACTTTTCCAGCCTAATCAAGGTACAACCGACCCGATCACGAATTTAAAGTATGACAACATGTTGTATGCACAAATTGATGCAGTTCATTCAGCAATTAAGGCAATGGGCTACACAGACATTCCAGTTAAGGTTTCTGAAACTGGCTGGCCATCGAAGGGCGATCCAAATGAATTTGGAGCAACACCTGAAAACGCTGCACTATATAACAGTAATTTATTTCAGCGTATGCAGCAAAATCAAGGGACTCCAGCAAAGCCATCGGAGCCCATCGATGTTTACGTGTTTGCACTTTTTAACGAAAATTTGAAGCCTGGTCCAGCATCAGAGAGGAATTATGGCCTCTACTACCCTGATGGAACACCAGTTTATAACATTGGTTTACGAGGATTTCTTCCACGTATGGACTACTCAGCTGCTAAGAAAAAT GTAGTCGAAAACGGCGTGGTTTTTTATTCTGTTTCACATTTACTAACTTGGCTGGGAAAATTGCTTATTGGAGTTGAAGGGTCATGA